One genomic segment of Alicycliphilus denitrificans K601 includes these proteins:
- a CDS encoding sigma-54-dependent transcriptional regulator yields the protein MNATASAASILVVDDEPDLRTLYELTLLREGYRVETAASVAEAREQLQRRKFDAVITDMRLPDGLGLDLLYDLREQQRRERCVVMTAYGSAENAVEALRSGAFDYLTKPVDLKQFRSVVASAIQGTGGVLPAATPPRMAAQEPDADNPVLARLIGESEAMRNVKQRIAKVARSMAPVLIRGESGTGKELVARALHASSQRADGPLVAVNCGAIPENLLEAEFFGARKGSYTGSTSDREGYFQAARGGTLFLDEIGDLPLPMQSKLLRAIQERSIRPLGSTQEETVDVRIVSATHRDLAADVQAGRFRQDLYYRLNVIELLIPPLRERREDLPALCEALLARIEQESGTPVPRLGAAALKRITQHPLTGNVRELENLLHRAVALSDGNELQVEHPAATTAEVAAAVPAPPPPTPPEAGTPPAPPPTAASEEPPLPSDLQAWLDQHEREILVRALRETGFNRTATAARLGISLRQIRYRIDRLNIAMPQDGDNHGEAQ from the coding sequence ATGAACGCCACTGCCTCCGCCGCCTCCATCCTCGTCGTCGACGACGAGCCCGACCTGCGCACGCTCTACGAGCTGACGCTGCTGCGCGAGGGCTACCGCGTGGAGACCGCTGCCAGCGTGGCCGAGGCGCGCGAGCAGTTGCAGCGCCGCAAGTTCGACGCCGTGATCACCGACATGCGGCTGCCCGACGGCCTGGGGCTGGACCTGCTGTACGACCTGCGCGAGCAGCAGCGGCGCGAGCGCTGCGTGGTCATGACGGCCTACGGCTCGGCCGAGAACGCCGTGGAGGCGCTGCGCTCGGGAGCGTTCGACTACCTGACCAAGCCCGTGGACCTCAAGCAGTTCCGCTCGGTCGTAGCCTCGGCCATCCAGGGCACGGGCGGCGTGCTGCCCGCGGCCACGCCTCCCCGCATGGCCGCACAGGAGCCGGACGCGGACAACCCGGTGCTCGCGCGCCTGATCGGCGAGTCCGAGGCCATGCGCAACGTCAAGCAGCGCATCGCCAAGGTGGCGCGCAGCATGGCGCCCGTGCTGATTCGCGGCGAATCGGGCACGGGCAAGGAGCTGGTGGCGCGCGCCCTGCATGCCAGCAGCCAGCGCGCCGACGGTCCGCTGGTCGCTGTGAACTGCGGCGCCATTCCCGAGAACCTGCTCGAAGCCGAGTTCTTCGGTGCGCGCAAGGGCTCCTACACCGGCTCGACCAGCGACCGCGAGGGCTACTTCCAGGCCGCCCGCGGCGGGACCTTGTTTCTGGACGAAATCGGCGACCTGCCGCTGCCCATGCAGTCCAAGCTGCTGCGCGCCATCCAGGAGCGCAGCATCCGTCCGCTGGGCTCCACGCAGGAAGAGACCGTGGACGTGCGCATCGTCAGCGCCACGCACCGCGACCTTGCGGCCGACGTACAGGCCGGGCGCTTTCGCCAGGATCTGTACTACCGCCTGAACGTGATCGAGCTCCTGATCCCGCCGCTGCGCGAGCGGCGCGAGGACCTGCCCGCGCTGTGCGAGGCGCTGCTCGCCCGCATCGAGCAGGAATCGGGCACCCCCGTGCCGCGCCTGGGCGCCGCCGCGCTGAAGCGCATCACCCAGCACCCGCTCACGGGCAATGTGCGCGAGCTGGAAAACCTGCTGCACCGCGCCGTGGCCCTGAGCGACGGAAACGAGCTACAGGTGGAACACCCCGCTGCCACCACCGCGGAGGTCGCCGCCGCCGTCCCCGCGCCCCCGCCTCCAACGCCACCGGAGGCCGGCACGCCCCCCGCGCCGCCACCCACTGCCGCCAGCGAAGAGCCCCCCCTGCCCAGCGACCTGCAGGCCTGGCTGGACCAGCATGAGCGCGAGATCCTCGTGCGCGCCCTGCGCGAGACGGGCTTCAACCGCACGGCCACGGCGGCGCGCCTGGGCATCAGCCTGCGCCAGATCCGCTACCGCATCGACCGGCTCAACATCGCCATGCCGCAGGACGGCGACAACCATGGCGAAGCGCAGTAG
- a CDS encoding sensor histidine kinase, with protein sequence MPTSTVTEQPPGRPPFQRLWKAFLTARVMVAQALLLLQLLGMVLNQAIEPALLATSFGYLIAATLLRVFGAGTPPDPRPGIQWLPSIGVDIALVGLLQVLQQSGSMNFTPLFGLPILMAGVLGTLTLALGTTAGVTLLLLAWAWWLGSQGGGDATQRYLQTAVTGTGYFLVAYLVHLLAARLTSEQQMARRSQMDARTQTAVSALVMQHVADGVLVLDHQGQVRLANPAALLLLGPAAKTSTPFALEHTPAWKPLMDLARQTFRQEQPQHADVNILHEGQSPMGLRIRTWLTRAQPASGASDEEPLCVMFLHDLREMEARLRTEKLAAMGRMSAAVAHEIRNPLAAIVQANELLDEDLSDPGHKRLAHMVRQNAERLVRISEDVLDIARVQHQIGHAPSSTLALDATVLQAWNDWQAHDPARRQGCLELNAGTAQVEFDAEHLRRVLVNLLDNALRYMGQEPDSLCLSTSATAAGQVKLQVWSDGAPLDKSVERHLFEPFFSSESRSSGLGLYICRQLCQRHGAAIAYQRANRALAHGTVAGNAFSVTFRSTTRPAESSSLFDTIVV encoded by the coding sequence ATGCCCACGTCCACCGTCACCGAACAGCCCCCGGGCCGCCCGCCATTCCAGCGCCTGTGGAAGGCTTTCCTGACGGCCCGCGTCATGGTGGCGCAGGCGCTGTTGCTGCTGCAGCTGCTGGGCATGGTGCTGAATCAGGCCATAGAGCCCGCGCTGCTGGCGACCAGCTTCGGCTACCTGATCGCGGCCACCCTGCTGCGGGTGTTCGGCGCCGGCACGCCGCCCGATCCGCGCCCGGGCATCCAGTGGCTGCCCTCGATCGGGGTGGACATCGCGCTCGTCGGCCTGCTGCAGGTATTGCAGCAGTCGGGCAGCATGAACTTCACGCCGCTGTTCGGCCTGCCCATCCTGATGGCCGGCGTGCTGGGCACGCTGACGCTGGCCCTGGGCACCACCGCAGGCGTGACCCTGCTGCTGCTGGCCTGGGCCTGGTGGCTGGGCAGCCAGGGCGGGGGCGACGCCACGCAACGCTATCTGCAGACGGCGGTGACGGGCACGGGCTATTTCCTGGTGGCCTACCTGGTGCACCTGCTGGCAGCCAGGCTCACCAGCGAGCAGCAGATGGCACGGCGCAGCCAGATGGATGCGCGCACGCAGACCGCCGTGAGCGCCCTGGTCATGCAGCACGTGGCCGACGGCGTGCTGGTGCTGGACCACCAGGGCCAGGTGCGCCTGGCCAACCCCGCGGCCCTGCTGCTGCTGGGCCCTGCGGCCAAGACCTCCACGCCCTTCGCGCTGGAGCACACACCGGCCTGGAAACCCCTGATGGACCTGGCACGGCAGACGTTCCGGCAGGAGCAGCCCCAGCACGCCGACGTGAACATCCTGCACGAAGGCCAAAGCCCCATGGGCCTGCGCATCCGCACCTGGCTCACCCGCGCGCAGCCGGCCTCCGGCGCGTCGGACGAGGAGCCGCTGTGCGTGATGTTCCTGCACGACCTGCGCGAGATGGAGGCGCGCTTGCGCACCGAGAAGCTGGCCGCGATGGGCCGCATGTCGGCCGCGGTGGCGCACGAGATACGCAACCCGCTGGCGGCCATCGTCCAGGCCAACGAGCTGCTGGACGAGGACCTGAGCGACCCCGGCCACAAGCGCCTGGCCCACATGGTCCGGCAGAACGCCGAGCGGCTGGTGCGCATCTCCGAGGACGTGCTCGACATCGCTCGGGTGCAGCACCAGATCGGCCATGCGCCCTCGTCCACGCTGGCCCTGGACGCCACGGTGCTGCAGGCCTGGAACGACTGGCAGGCGCACGACCCCGCCCGCCGGCAGGGGTGCCTGGAACTGAACGCGGGCACGGCCCAGGTGGAGTTCGACGCCGAGCATCTGCGCCGGGTGCTGGTGAACCTGCTGGACAACGCGCTGCGCTACATGGGGCAGGAGCCCGACTCGCTGTGCCTGAGCACGAGTGCCACGGCTGCGGGCCAGGTCAAGCTGCAGGTCTGGAGCGACGGCGCGCCGCTGGACAAGTCCGTGGAGCGACACCTGTTCGAGCCCTTCTTCTCGTCGGAGAGCCGCTCCAGCGGCCTGGGCCTGTACATCTGCCGACAGCTGTGCCAGCGCCACGGCGCGGCCATCGCCTACCAGCGCGCCAACCGGGCGCTGGCGCACGGCACCGTGGCGGGCAATGCCTTCAGCGTCACGTTCCGCAGTACCACGCGCCCGGCGGAGAGCTCCTCACTGTTTGACACAATCGTGGTCTGA